The genomic interval GAGCCGATAATCGCACCTGTCACTGCGCGTGGTGACGCGCCAAAGCGGCGTACGCCGAAGGCGCTGGCCACGAAGTCGGCGAGGTACGTGAGCAGTGCCAGCACGCCCAGCACCGATAAGGTGCCCCAGCCCACATAGATAAAATCTTCGGCCCACGCCGCCATCACGAGACCCGCAAACAGCACCGGCGCACCGGGTATGGCCGGGAGCAGAAGCCCCACCAGCCCGAGCACTATCAGCGCGACGGTGAGTAGCCAGAGTATGATGGTGAGGGTCATGGCAGATCAGGGCGCTGACGGGAATTCCGGTTTCAGGGCGTGCGTGCTCGCCGGGTAGCCAGCGTCCGCTATGCCGTGTCTTTCCCGTAAAACTTGACGCTGAATTTTATTTTCTCGCGGCCCTGGGTGCGGCGGTGGCGGTTGGTGTCGCGCAGGGAGTAGATGCAGCCGCAGTATTCCTGCTGGTAGAACTGTTCCTGTTTGGAAATTTCCACCGTGCGTGCGCTGCCGCCGCCTTTGCGCCAGTTGAAGGTCCAGTAGGTCAGGGCCGGATAGCGTGCCGCCGCGCGTTCGCCGCAGGCGTTGATCTGTGCCATGTCTTTCCAGCGTGAGATGCCGAGCGAACTGGTGAAGACGGTGTAGCCATGCTCGATGGCGTAGAGCGCACTGCGCTCGAAGCGCATGTCGAAGCAGGCGGTGCAGCGCGCGCCGCGCTCCGGTTCGTATTCCAGTCCCTTGATGCGTGTAAACCAGTTGTCGGTGTCGTAGTCGAGGTCAATGAACGGCACGCCGAGTTTGCCCGCGTAGCGTTTGTTTTCCGCTTTACGCAGTTCGTACTCGTGCCGGGGGTGGATGTTGGGGTTGTAGAATAAAATGCTGTAGTCGATACCGGAGCGCGTCATCTCGCTCATGACGTCGGCCGCGCACGGCGCGCAGCACGAGTGCAGCAGCACGCGCTTTTCGCCCTGAGGGAGAGTCAGCAGGGGGCGCTCGCTTTCCACGGTCAGCCTCCGGTCTTGGCCATGAAGCGTATGATCTGCCCGGGTTTCTCGCGGAACTCATGCCGCTCAGGCTTGCGGGTGATGGCCTCGAGAATGGCCTCGGTGAGCGCTGCATCGCTGATGCCATGACGCAACAACGGGCGCAGCTCAAGTGTATCTTCCTGGCCCAGGCACAGATACAGCGTGCCGTCGGCGGACAGGCGCACGCGGTTGCAGGTTTCGCAGAAGTGCTGCGAGATGGGCGTGATGAAGCCGATGCGCAGCGTGGTGCCGGCGACCTGCGCGTAACGCGCCGGCCCGCCGCCGGGCATGACGCTGGGAATGAGCTCATATTTTTGCTCAAGCTGTTTTTTTATCACCTGTAAATCAAGATACTGATCCGTCGCCGCCCGCCCGGTGCTGCCCATGGGCATGGTTTCGATCAATCGCAGGGTGAAATCGTGCGCGATGCAAAACTCCACCATGTCTTCGATCTCGTCATCGTTCACGCCGCGCAGGGCGACCATGTTGATCTTGACGGGGTGCATGCCTGCGTCTTTTGCGGCCATCAGTCCGTCGATCACGGCGCTTAGTTGGCCGCCGGTGATGTCATGGAAGCGCTGTGGCCGGAGGCTGTCGAGGCTTACGTTGATGCGTGTGATGCCTGCCTGTTTCAGCGCGTGCGCGTGTTTCGGCAA from Gammaproteobacteria bacterium carries:
- the moaA gene encoding GTP 3',8-cyclase MoaA; this translates as MQTLIDKFGRRIDYVRLSVTDRCDLRCTYCLPQGFKGFEEHAHWLNFEEIERVLRIFGELGVSRVRITGGEPLLRKNLAQLAARLHALPGIDDLSLSTNATQLPKHAHALKQAGITRINVSLDSLRPQRFHDITGGQLSAVIDGLMAAKDAGMHPVKINMVALRGVNDDEIEDMVEFCIAHDFTLRLIETMPMGSTGRAATDQYLDLQVIKKQLEQKYELIPSVMPGGGPARYAQVAGTTLRIGFITPISQHFCETCNRVRLSADGTLYLCLGQEDTLELRPLLRHGISDAALTEAILEAITRKPERHEFREKPGQIIRFMAKTGG
- a CDS encoding DUF456 family protein; the protein is MTLTIILWLLTVALIVLGLVGLLLPAIPGAPVLFAGLVMAAWAEDFIYVGWGTLSVLGVLALLTYLADFVASAFGVRRFGASPRAVTGAIIGSVLGLFFGLLGVLLGPFIGAVIGELSTQRHLGAAGRAGIGATVGLVLGVAAKLALALAMLGVFAIARLA
- a CDS encoding epoxyqueuosine reductase QueH — its product is MESERPLLTLPQGEKRVLLHSCCAPCAADVMSEMTRSGIDYSILFYNPNIHPRHEYELRKAENKRYAGKLGVPFIDLDYDTDNWFTRIKGLEYEPERGARCTACFDMRFERSALYAIEHGYTVFTSSLGISRWKDMAQINACGERAAARYPALTYWTFNWRKGGGSARTVEISKQEQFYQQEYCGCIYSLRDTNRHRRTQGREKIKFSVKFYGKDTA